From Salvelinus fontinalis isolate EN_2023a chromosome 30, ASM2944872v1, whole genome shotgun sequence, one genomic window encodes:
- the LOC129828958 gene encoding transmembrane protein 238-like: MAQRQEREVEVAERRYRGVGRCKCAFWFAVGHDVVGVFILLTGVFADIFCHDLFIYAGAVIIFLSLIWWVFWFSGNIEVPSEELEDDVGLVKLKNKGISGVVRKVSNRLTNGIRNSFRRNGRVKGEGPRTTDGNVTSNQQQAPVTLSVIYQNTSEASSKELTRQTLAI, translated from the coding sequence ATGGCGCAAAGACAAGAAAGGGAAGTGGAGGTCGCGGAGAGGAGATATCGGGGAGTTGGTCGCTGTAAATGTGCCTTTTGGTTTGCGGTGGGCCACGACGTAGTTGGAGTGTTTATATTGCTGACCGGAGTGTTTGCAGACATTTTCTGCCACGACTTGTTCATCTATGCAGGAGCCGTCATCATCTTCCTCAGTCTCATCTGGTGGGTGTTCTGGTTCTCGGGGAACATCGAGGTGCCATCTGAGGAACTGGAGGATGACGTTGGCTTGGTCAAACTAAAGAACAAAGGGATCAGCGGTGTTGTCAGGAAGGTTTCCAACCGTCTCACTAACGGAATTAGGAACTCATTCCGAAGGAACGGGAGGGTCAAGGGAGAGGGGCCCCGAACAACGGATGGAAATGTTACCTCTAACCAGCAGCAAGCCCCTGTCACTCTTTCCGTTATTTATCAGAACACATCAGAAGCTTCATCTAAAGAACTTACCAGACAGACACTGGCAATATGA